In Gossypium arboreum isolate Shixiya-1 chromosome 5, ASM2569848v2, whole genome shotgun sequence, a single genomic region encodes these proteins:
- the LOC108452115 gene encoding uncharacterized protein LOC108452115 yields the protein MATQREGEASQETTTTPPASLSELVQERYRKIKEHAETYPYVWGSYTLVYGGLALWTIYRWRKLRKTEDRVRALQERLRKLVENEEAANSGTSVKKAPTSDDKVPK from the coding sequence ATGGCGACTCAGCGAGAAGGGGAAGCGTCTCAGGAAACTACAACTACTCCGCCGGCTAGCCTGTCGGAATTGGTGCAGGAAAGATATCGGAAAATCAAGGAGCACGCTGAAACGTATCCTTATGTATGGGGGTCTTACACGCTTGTTTATGGCGGTTTGGCACTTTGGACTATTTACAGATGGAGGAAACTTCGTAAGACTGAGGATCGAGTGCGAGCCCTTCAAGAAAGACTCCGGAAGCTTGTCGAAAATGAAGAAGCAGCAAACTCTGGTACATCTGTTAAAAAGGCTCCAACCTCTGATGATAAAGTTCCCAAGTAG